From Oryctolagus cuniculus chromosome 17, mOryCun1.1, whole genome shotgun sequence, a single genomic window includes:
- the C17H17orf78 gene encoding LOW QUALITY PROTEIN: uncharacterized protein C17orf78 homolog (The sequence of the model RefSeq protein was modified relative to this genomic sequence to represent the inferred CDS: inserted 1 base in 1 codon; substituted 1 base at 1 genomic stop codon) translates to MIAICGLEESSESILSSHSLEKLKQRPRGESHREAQRATLMXNRARATLKCLGSGSKVNVNFVHSERRSKVKYTLGNLRGTAAPCRKSSAYPSFHLTPTSKFQTGSLLLAFPPGISQCKVXLSAGGFPTSSTSTAPENEEKTTSTGHFPGPVKRDENLKRKKKWSTVVKCLIAVTLLPSGVIIIIFVMFEVPVPVSWLIARRLYLCQQLWRRQEKRDLPPGTAESQQNSQPQKGSVLCMSTSFA, encoded by the exons ATGATAGCAATTTGTGGGCTGGAAGAGTCCTCGGAAAGTATCCTGTCCAGCCACTCATTAGAGAAACTGAaacagaggcccagaggag AATCTCACAGAGAAGCCCAAAGGGCTACACTCATGTAAAATCGGGCTAGGGCTACCCTGAAGTGCCTTGGTTCTGGGAGCAAAGTGAATGTCAATTTTGTACATTCAGAGAGAAGGTCAAAGGTCAAGTACACCCTGGGGAATCTGAGGGGCACTGCTGCTCCCTGCAGAAAGAGCTCTGCCTACCCaagctttcacctcacccccacatCCAAGTTTCAGACTggttcccttc TTCTAGCTTTTCCACCAGGGATATCCCAGTGTAAGG TGCTCAGTGCTGGGGGCTTCCCCACCTCTAGCACCTCCACAGCTCCTGAGAATGAAGAGAAAACTACAAGTACTGGTCATTTTCCTGGCCCTGTGAAACGAG ATGAAAAtctaaagaggaagaagaaatggagTACTGTGGTCAAATGTTTGATTGCTGTCACCCTGTTGCCCAGTGGAGTCATTATCATAATATTTGTCATGTTTGAAGTCCCAGTTCCTGTAAGTTGGCTGAT AGCCAGAAGGCTGTACCTATGCCAGCAGTTGTGGAGAAGGCAAGAGAAGAGAGACCTGCCACCTGGAACAGCAGAATCCCAGCAGAACTCTCAGCCTCAGAAGGGAAGTGTTCTCTGTATGTCTACGTCCTTTGCTTAG